The proteins below are encoded in one region of Oreochromis niloticus isolate F11D_XX linkage group LG6, O_niloticus_UMD_NMBU, whole genome shotgun sequence:
- the LOC100706952 gene encoding extracellular superoxide dismutase [Cu-Zn] yields the protein MTMHRYATVGILEAALLVLLAGCQQCVLASSDTLAPEVLQNNGTLYAVCKVRPSTSLPEDLPKVYGHVLFKQDHPQEKVKVLLRFSGFPRDGSPEPRAVHIHQYGDLSRGCDSTGGHYNPYGVNHPNHPGDFGNFEPQQGKINTMLESDATLFGSLSVFGRAVVIHEKIDDLGRGGDAGSLLHGNAGRRLACCIIGVSSPNLWNMNLKQYSRQLRRN from the exons ATGACCATGCATCGATACGC GACAGTGGGTATACTGGAAGCTGCTTTGTTGGTTTTGCTGGCAGGCTGTCAACAATGTGTCTTAGCATCCAGCGACACATTGGCTCCAGAGGTCTTGCAGAACAACGGCACCCTGTATGCAGTCTGCAAGGTGAGACCCAGCACCTCTCTCCCGGAGGACCTGCCCAAAGTGTATGGCCATGTGCTGTTCAAGCAGGATCATCCTCAGGAGAAAGTCAAGGTCCTCCTCCGGTTTAGTGGCTTCCCCAGGGATGGCAGTCCGGAGCCCAGAGCAGTGCACATCCATCAATATGGAGACCTGAGCCGGGGATGTGACTCCACCGGTGGCCACTACAATCCATATGGTGTAAATCACCCTAACCACCCTGGAGACTTTGGAAACTTTGAGCCTCAGCAAGGGAAGATTAATACAATGCTAGAATCTGATGCAACACTGTTTGGAAGCCTGTCTGTGTTTGGGAGAGCAGTGGTAATTCATGAAAAGATAGACGACTTAGGGCGCGGTGGAGACGCTGGGAGCCTGCTGCATGGAAACGCAGGCCGAAGGCTCGCATGCTGCATTATTGGGGTTTCGTCCCCCAATCTCTGGAATATGAACTTAAAGCAGTACTCCAGGCAGCTGAGGAGGAATTAA